In Thunnus albacares chromosome 1, fThuAlb1.1, whole genome shotgun sequence, the DNA window GGGTGCAGACCCTGGTTTGGGTAGGGGTTAGGGAtgagggtgggtggggggtgagGATACATAGGGTAGGGGAGTGGGGGGCAAGATGGCTCAATGTTGGAGACCTGAGGTGGGGTTGtaattgggggggggggggggggggggggggggagtgggagTGGGAGTGAGAGAGGCCAGGGTGGAGTTTTTGATAGTGTGCAGGAGCCGTCTGGAGTATCCTCATTGGCGGAGGCTATTTAAGAGGGTGGTGGTGGCGGTGTTGAAGTCTGTGATGTTTGAGCAGATGCAATGGAAGCGGATGATTTGGGATTTAATTATTgcagtgaatgtgtgtttggggtggtagagtgtgtgtgtctgtgggtttaaaataaactttggtCTGTAGGATTTTGTGTTGTGTACTGGGGGTGAGAAAATGGTTGTGTTCAGGAAATTTATGGAATCGGGGTCTATGGTGTGTGTGATTTTCATGAAAGGGTGGTGATTGTTGAGAGTGTCGCAAAAGTCTGAGAACTGGGGGAGTGTGTGTGGCCAGATTCCGAAGATGTCATCAAGGTAGCGGAGGTAAAGGAGGGGTTGTAGTGGGCAATTTATGAGGGCTTCATGCTCCCACTCACTCAAGTAGAGATTGGTATAGGAGGGTGTGAATCTTTGACCCATGGCTGTCCTGTGGATTTGGAGGTAAAATTGGttattgaaaagaaaattattatgaGTTGGACAGAGTTCTATTAATTGTTAGAGTTCGTTGTCTGGACAAGTCTGATACGGGTTTTTATTGAAAACGTTATGAATGGTTTGTAAGCCTAGTTGGGCATCTATGTTGGTGTAAAGGTTATTGATGTCAATTGTGAACAAGAAGGATGATGGGGTGACAGCCATGGATTGGATGACATGGATGAAATGGTAGGTGTCTTTAATGTAGCTGGGGTGTTTGGTGGAGAGGGGACCTCAGAATGAATCAATATATTGTGCTATGTGGTATCTAGGGCTATTGCAATCAGGAACTATGGGTCTGTCGGGGGGAACTTCAAAGGGAATGGTCCAGGTTGTGGGGTCTTTGAATCTTGGGGAGTAAATAAAAGTAATGGGGACGGGGGTGGTCTGATCCAAAAAGGTATTCTTTTAGTTTGTTATTGATGCATTTTTTATTGTAGAGGGTTTGAACAATGGTccagagtgtgtgttgtgtctgtttgaATGCTGTTGTCCAAAGGTTTATAGTAGGTGTTGTTTTTTAGTTGACGGTTAGCTTCTTAAAGATAATGGTGTCTGTCCATGATGATGATTTTGGATCCTTTATCTGCCGGTTTTATAATGATATTGGGATTATGGTGTAGTTGTGTGAGGGCCCTGCGTTCCAGCCCCGTTAGGCTGTCAGGCCTATCTGAATGGGGCCGGAACCATTGTAGGGCCCGTCTGGTTGAATTAATGAGTTGGTGGGTGAGAGGGTGGAGTTTATTTGATTGTGGTTCCCAATGGGAAGGGTGAATGAAGGGTGTGTGATGGTGGTCTGGGTGAAGTTGAAAATAATCTATGAGTTTGCAGCGTCTGTGAAAGTTGTGGTGGTCCCTTTTGAAGTTCCTCCCGATCAAATTTGGTGGGGCATGGAATGAAGGAGAGGCCCCTCTCCAGAAGTGATATTTTAGCTATGGAAGGGGTGAAGAGGGTGGCCAGATTGAGCATATTTGATGGGGAATCCCACCCCAGGTCTTGGATGTGTTGGGGGGTATGGTGATTGGCCGGATTGGGTTTgtaatttattgtaaatttaGCAGTTTGCACCAGTTGGCGAAAATGGCTTTGGCAGTGGCAGGGGGTCCCATGgatattgtctttttctgtcctaAAAGTGTTGTGGGGGATCTCTGTGAGGAAGGGGAAGTGAGTGGCCATGGTGATATTGATCATCttgagattgtttttttgtgtggtGGTGAGATGGGAGGAGTAGTTGAGAATGGGGAAATAAATGTCTGCATTGGGGAAGGTCATCCTGGCCATACGGAAAAGGGATTTTAGTCACTTGATGGTGGTCATTTTGGGATCCTGGTCCCTGTTGTTGATGCCTATCGCAAAGATGACTATCTTTGCGATGGGCTGGGGGAGGGACTTTTCACAGACTTTTAGAAAGTGGTAGGTGTTGGCTCCAGGGTAGCTGTCCAACTGTATGTTGTTGTAATTGTGTCTTTTGGTTGTTTGGAGGGACCGGCTGCCCAGCCCGGCTGCCCTCGCCACCAGCAGCAACTGCCTGTGGGGAAAGGGAGAAGTGGTTATCTGATATTATTGAATTGCTGCTGAGGGTTATGTCTTGGAAATCTTGGGGTTCTTGAGTTGGGGGGTTGGAGAAGTAGACCTGGGTGGTGACCAGAATGGGGGAAATAGGGGGATAAGTGCTTTGTTTGGTGGATAGGGGTCCCCAGGTAACCTTCCTGTTTTTAGGGGGTTGTGGGGTAGAGGTGGCTGGTTGGAGGGATTTGATGAGTTTAAGGTATTGTTTGCTGGTGTGTCAAGTGGCTGGGTCTGGAGGGTGGCTAAGTGTGTTAGCATGGGTGGTGGGTTGTTGGGTGTGTATTTGGTTAGATAGTTTGTTCCAGAGGTGTATGGTGAGTGACATTAAGGGTTGTGGTGCACTGTTGGGTATGAGTGTATCTGTATGTATGGGCATAGGTGTAGAGCCATTTCGAGCTCCACTTCTATAAGTAGAATCAGCTCTAAAAATGGGGCACATTGTGTGGGGGGCTTTTACCTGGAGGAGGGCTGGAGTCGGTCTCAGTCAAGAGGGTGTTGTCCTTTGATGTTCCTGGCTGGATTTGAACCCGGGCTTGAGCGGTGGCAGCCCAGGACTTAACGTCCTAAGCTAATTGTCTTTGGAGGTCCTGGATCTTGTGGATTGTCTTTAAGAATGCCCTTAGAGTGGGAAAAATGCTATTCTTGTTAAGAGGAGGTGGAGCCCCCCACCAAGTGCTGGcatataattttaaaattataaaacTAGCAAAGGGCTTGTGGAAAAAAAGCCAATAAAACAAGGTCAAAATTGAGTTAGGGTTCAATGTCCCACTCGAGGTTCTGTTGCACTGGCCTACAGATTGGACTCTGGGTGCCCCCTGGGAGGCTGGGGTTAGGTGAGGTTGGAGGTTGGAATCCTAATGTTGCTGTTATGTTCCAGTGTGTTGGTCTATTTGATCTTATGATAAGTGATTTGGATAAGTGTTCTGAGGTGATTGTGTGGAAGGGTAGCTCGTAGGGATGAGCTCAGCTCCCCCCTGCAGGAAACCTGCGTTCGAATTCCTCTCTGTCACCTTTTGGGGGGTTGGATTGGGTTCAGTGGCACTGGTCTATGGATACGTTTGATGGTCTGCTTGGCCTGGAGTCCAAAACTGTTGTATTTGAGCATCATGCTAGTGTTAGTTAAATATTTCATAGGTGAGGGGATGCCCTGAACCCCCTAGTCAGCCGGTGGCGCAGCAGGCAGGGCAAAGCTCTCTGATTCCTGGGCATCAGGTTCAATTCCACAGTGCATGGGCGGCACAGACATCCGGAactttggggggggggggggggatcataaaaaacatgcaataaaGCCATtccataatataaatataataaaataagtgCTAGATAAAAGTGCTCAATGTCAAAGACCACTACATGCAATATtgaaagaagaataaaaaataaaataaataagtaaatatgtgtgtgtgtgtatatatatacacacgtTAGTTTTATAATCTATAGCTAACAATTATAGGTGGATATTAAAAAATGGGGAATCAAACGTGGTGTGTCTGTGTCCAGCTAGAAATACTTTATTGTAAGGccccttgtttgttttttaatgtagtAAAATGGAGATGTTGAAGGACAGTGATACAATGGTGTATCAAAACATGGTATTAGAAGTTACAAAGGTAAAAATATTTTGCTACCAGTGACCCAACTCTATCCCAAATTTGACCAGTGTGGTAAAATTATAtactaatattaataaaattgaTACATAATAAATGATAAGAGAAAGCAAGTAGGCTGGGTctgtttttagtgtttattaaaacatgcaaatcaCAAGTtaaaaatttgaattaaattaaacCCCTGCTTGGGTGCGGGCTGAGGTGGGGGGGATCCAGACAGCTGTATGATGAGGGGGAGGAGAAGGTTAATAGAAATATAGGACAATGAAATAAAGCAATGAATTATGAAGTTGGGGTGGACCATTCTTTTGACAATCTGGGGGTTAGTCTGTTGTGTACTGTGAGAAAGGGGAAAGGTAGGGAACAGAAGACATGGAGTTCAGGGCGCATCATTGAGACCTTTGGGTATTGTTGTGCCAAGTTTGTTAATCCATatcttctctgctctcttcttCTGCCCCTTGGTCCAGTGATCGTTGGCCTCCGGGCTGGAGATGATCAGGCTACTAGCAGAGTGGTGCAAAAAGTGAGTGACCAACGGGGTTGTGAGTCTACCTTCCTCAATGTTATACAGATGTTGTTTTAGTCTGATGAGTATTGTATGTTTGGTTTCACCGATGTAGTGTTTTTGGCAGAGAGCGCATGCAATTATGTAAACTATATTGCTTGAAGTGAGTAAAAAGGAGCCTAGTGATGGAAAGGCGGTTTTGCTGTGTGGGTTGTGGATGAATTTCCTATTCTTGTAATACTTGCTGTGTTCTGTGTGTGGTGGATGACTATTGTCAGTGAATTTAGATTGTGCAAGAAGATTCTGTAAATTCCTGTTCTTCCTATAAGCTGATATGACTTTATGGTTTTGAATGGTTGGATGCTGTGCCTGTATGAAAGAAGAATTGCTTTTATTGTTCATTGGAGTCCTGTTGTCCTGTGTGAAAAGGTTGAGACAAATGGTATTAGTTGTTTTTAGGCGGATGGATAGTTATTTGAGGGGGATGAGTGATCCTCCTCCTCAGCAGGATTGAAGGTCGGGTAGGGAGACAAACACTTTTTCGGGTAGGGGAAAGGGTGGTCTGAGGATGCTTGGGGCCCTGGAGGTGGAGGTTGCTCATCGTTGTGGACCTGAGGTGGAGTCCAACCAGTCAGAGAGCGAGCAGGAGCGAGGGTGGCCAaggtattgttttttattgttctgaGGAAGCGTTTTGAGTATCCTCTCCTTCTGAGGCTATTGAAGAGTATATGACATGATTCATGAAAATCCAATAATTTGGAGGAGATGCGGTGGAACCTGATGATTTGTGATTTTACTATAcctttgaatgtgtgtttgggGTGATAACTGGCCTTGTGTAACAGTGCATGTTGTTGTGGATTTTcggagctgatgcactggcagttgtcagtttgaagaagagaagaccaaaccaaacttcgtatgatgattctgggaaaactttaatgaagaaccttgcaagggagagcgactcaagggacacctcctgttcgtacggtgtccccaaactcgtctgaccctcacagtccaaaaccagcctttaagccaatcatagaaactagttcgtcagttccgaatcataaacctatgacctaaatctgtatctttggtttgtcttgttgcgtctgatgatgacctgcattctggccttggttcgcctgtgaggctcctggtttattaaacaacatgtgttatcttctgtttgagagaacagaagagtacagcttgacattctgttgtcctggtcagttATGGAATATCCATAACAATCCCCTCTTATTGATCAAAAGATCAATACAAATTACCAATTTATGACTGGACTGGTGGACTGTAAGGGCACAAACAGAGTAGAAACAACATCCGCACAACAGATAACAATTCTCACACAAAAGTAATACAAGAATCAACAATTGCATTAAccaaaatcaaaagtaaaatcatcaaaacacataatcatttaaacacataatgcaataacaataaaagcaaacaatcaGTAAATTAGATAAAAAACCCCTCTTATGTACCCCTTTAAAACAACTGTCATGTGACCCATGAGTTCTGTCGTCCAACCACCAGGGGCAGTAGTGAGGCAAATCCTCAAAGAAGATCTCCTAGAACACCAAAGCGTTAAAGGAGGTCATTGACAGAGGTCACCAGTCACATGCGCAAACAACCTAAGACAAGACACTTCCTGCCTCTTACTAGATGAAATCCTAGCAACTTAAAGGGGAGtcatacaaacatttgattacatcataacaataaaacaaatcaatcacaAAGTGAAGTCTTCAACCCATGCACTTTGCGTACAGTAGAGGGCCATCACCATGGAGAGGTTACTAGCACATACGATGCATGGTGATGTGGAATCCATCCTCCTGGAGTGAtcctcttcattttcatcaattttcaaacacacatttcaaaaataattaaacattcaatcacattaatgaaaaacatataagaTGACTAGATATTTAAGAGATTAATCATTAACACTACTCTATTTCTACAACTTTTCTCAAACTAAAAATGCATAAGATTAATAATCACATCATTAAAGAATCAAAAAATTATTCTAAGATGTCACCTGTAAATAGAAAATGATATGTTTCTTCAACTTTATGaagtacaaacaaacataactcTATTCAATTTAGCACGGTGTGAGTGATTTATACCAAGAAAGCTTTTAGAAACATTAAACCTACAGATTTTGagtttcctcctcctcatctgaaATGATACCTGGGTGAAAACGCCTCATCCAGTCCTGGAAAGTTTCAAAATCATAATACCTCAAACCTGTGTGATTATGATCTGCAGTGTTTCCAGTGACATGCACCTGGGCTGCTTGGAGTACAGACCCTGTGGTCTTTTTCACTACCAGCTTGATTATCAAACCTACACATGAGCAGAGGAGGATGAAAAGGAAGACAGCAACAGCAAGAGTGGTCAGGAACCTGACCAATCCGGACCCCCATGACCCAAAGACACCTGAAAAATCACCAAGGTTAAAACCATGACTATCATGCAATTCTTTGATACCCAGTGCTGTGTCATGTGCCATGCATCAGAGATGTAGGAACAACATTCAGAGCCTATGAGCTTACAAGTCTATGAGCTTACAAGTTCCTCCTTGAGCCGCTAACAGGAGATCAAGAGCCATGCGATTCTGTAGAGCTACTGTTTTGACTTCCTGCAACTCTTTGTGTTCGGCTAACATAGCTCTGCTTGAGGCATTAAGATGATTTTCTAGGACTTTGGAGAGAGATGAGAGCTCTTGCTgggacacatacacaccataCCAAGGGAGAAGGAAGCTGGCTACTTTCTGAGTTGATGAGATTTCTCTCTTGTATATGTGTAACGGTGGATACAGTGAAGCTATCTCAGTAGATTCTACTTCTCTGATTAGGGGAATTAAGTACGCCAAATAACAGACACCGCGTGAGTCTTCATACGGCACGCACCGATAGGCCCTGTCACCACAAACTAGATACACTCTCTCAGGCAGTGGGGACTGTTTAAGAGTGACATCTACCACAGTGTTACAGCTACTTTGTCCTAAGTCTTCATGTCCCTTCCCTATCCCTctgaaacataaagaaacattttgtagCTCATGAGTGAAGACAGGGGGAAGATAAGTTGAGCAGTCACGCTGAGGTCTTTGCTCGTTTTGTTGTGGCGCCGAACAGTTGCGTAACTGAATCTTGACTGGCCCTATGGATAAGGTGCCAGCCCATGGTTGCACATAAACTAGAGCTTCAGCCATAGCAGTGGTTGTATATGGTTGGGGAACACACACTTGATTTTCAGAAGGTTTTGAACAGTTAGTTTGAGCTAGAGCAACCTGAACTCTGTACTCAAAGCCTAGTTTCACATATCTTTGTATGTGAATGATGCGGAGAAGAGTGGTGAAATTAAATCCGCTTGGCAGATATTTGTCATTTACCGTTCTTGCAACGTATAGAGCAATATCTGTATTTTGTGATGACTTAACATCCACAGGATATGTTGGAGTATAGCAATCGTCTGCTTCTTCTCTAAATCTTGAAGCAAGATCATTCCAATTGAACGTGTCATAATCAGCTTTGGTGAATGGAATTGGATTAGACATTGGAGAATGTATTGAAGCTGGCATATTTTGACATAGCCAACACTTACTGAGATTACGATCACGCGCATAATCAAGCATAAGACTAAGGGCTGAATTTTCTTTTCGCACTACTGGTTGCTGAGCGCTACGCAGTAATTTGTTTTGCACCCTTGGTTCAGATTTAGTTGGAGCAATTGTGTTAGTGGATGCAAAGTAACCACTCCAGGGGTAATCATCATTCTCCATGAACTTACAGCTTACCAGTTCTCCCCCCTTCTCCTGGAAATTTGCACTCCAAGATCTACAATCAGGAGAACCTCTCAGTTGCTGTCTGGTGAAACACCACAATTCCAGAGGTCTGCTTAGTGGTCTAACAAGTGAAAACGTTACCTTCGTCGACGTTGTTGGGCCGTGgttacaagtttggctatcagcaataattaatgattatcaaagataattgttaattattaaaatcaataaaattattaataagaattaataataacggggcaccaccctggactcagggaaaaagatagccaattcagtctcaaagggtactaatctatgaatttggggctttgattaataattactTGAATAACTATAagcaaaatcaccatatcaatagctagtaaaggttgaaggatttggagttctttacagagcagaggttggcaaaactcattcttgtgcaacattaaaacagacaacaggtatatccaaaagcatttatttaacaaaagggtaaaagcaacacacaatactaatctagctaagtgtacctatttacaagtgtgaatgtgtgagtgtgtgtgtgtgtgtgtgtgtgtgtgtgtgtgtgtgtagggaagacaatagcaagatggctgcagtcacctggtgactgagcacatggcatgtcGACACGTTGGCTGAAAAGGGGAACTACagggataaaaggccagaccatgtggtgtcttgaaccacatgtgctgcctgaaccaaagtttgccaaactaggttttaacctcttaactgtgtggttctctattcaaggccaactggtgtatgctaaaggtgccaggttaaaaagaggttagttgcatgcaaggcccagttactggatgtaacatgtgttaagcatgctaacattaacctagcggtgtggctatgcagtaacctgactataggcaacaaggacatcacaacaacagttcaatgtataaccttaaccaaatcaatacacgtacagtacattgtttgagttaaacattcttgcttagccgtactatgctccactgtgttgctaggctatgcccagttgttaccagtccatgaaggaagagatgctttgtggtgtcctgctttgtagccggtgaatccgtgggtgagtcaggctgagaaggctttggctctgaagctgaaagatgcaggcgttgctgggcagacagcactccagtcgtgcagagggccaggtcactcctttgtgtagagttagcggcaagctaactccatttcgcggctcctgtacttgttaaactggccagcagacttgtgtgttagctgctggcacaaggaaacttagtttctgagtcttaggcaggctctcgcatcttctgccgtaaagaagactgtgtgtgtctgctgtgagcaggccacacaagacAGCAGAGatggtgtgaaagagagcaaggagctgctcctgctgcagctcgtggagaaaagagagtgataagaggggaatctctagttttgataacctggatccatgggtggagcttcacactttgggtgcgaaccccccagggctcaggtttcttggagtcttgaaacatgtggtaaactgtggtccacatgtagtcccaacatcCCCCCTTTGGTCCTAGGATTGCACCTGATGTGTGATCCTGGgagcacaaacatacatgtactgtatggtCCACAGTTGAGTTCAAGAGTTCATTTGTCAGTTCATTCAAGTTTGTAACATCTGGGCAGTGGTTAACACTATCTATCTTGGCTAAGCAAGAACAGTCagaattacaaaacaaaagcatgataGACAACAACAAAGGCATAGTCCTAAATAACATAACCTGGGTTTCTCATTACTCTTTGGGTTAGTGAGAACAGGAATGTTAGTGGTGTAACTTTGTTAAGGTGAGATGCAGAGAGAGTGGCACCTAAAATGATAAAGCCATTTCTGGAATGTCCAagagtgtttgttgtttcactCATTGGATCTGATGACAATACTGACTACTCAATGTAGTACTCAGTCTGATCTTGGCAGACTTTACAATTTTGTCCTTCAGGCAAGTGTAGCTGCAGAAGGATGTcatcatatttccaaaaatccCAAAGTCCTAATGGCTgtatcattgtttgtttggcacTATGTCCTAAACTTGTGGTGGGTGAGGACATGTGTATGACTACTTCTGAAAGTACCTAATCAAGTGTCCTAAGCTAGTGTTTTGCAAAGTGATCCTATTGACAAAATACTACCAAGGAGTTGATCCAATTGTACTTGCAAAGTAGGACAGTGGTGTCTGAGCTGAATCAGAATTTAGGCTTTCCTCAACTAATAGCAGGCTGTCCGGCTATTACTGAGTTTAGAATAACTGAGGTTGCTACTGTTGCTAACGAACCCAAGTGTAACTGCAGGAAAAGTAAGGCACTGGTATCTGTCTTACTGTCAGTACAGGGGTGGACTGTGTTGCTGTCTAGAATCGTGAGAAGCGAGCTCTAGAGCTCTTGTGCCTTGAGTTTCTAACTTGTGGCTCAGGGCTGTAACGCTCCATGTagccagagggagagagacattcAGAGGCACTGTCACTGTCTGATAGATGGTGACCATGTACTGAACTGTGGTCAGAGATGCTGTGGTCATCATCTGATCTGTCCATTGTCTGGTCACACTTCTGGGCCAGAATCTCTGCGTATGGCCTTCTAAAGCTTCTACTGTGTGAATGCCTATCTCGATGCAGTTGGTGGACATGGCGCTTACGCTCAGTGTCCCTATGCTGCCTTTTGTCACCCCCCTTTGGACTGTTCGGAGGGTGATCTTTTAAGGCAGCAGACCTGTATGACGCTTCAGTGTTTGAGCTGGCAGGCTCAAttgttttccctcctgctttggaagtgacagcagtttCCCAAGCCACCTGTGTCATCTTTCTTATCTCACGCAGTGAGGGGTTACCTTGGTGCGTCATAAGTACAACGTGAGTGCGTACGCATGGATGAAGGTTCTGCAAGAATAAGGACTTGAAGGTGGGGTTTTCTTCTAAGCCTGGTGCATTCTTGCCCTGGAAGTACGCATGCCTCAAACGTTGGTAATAATCCCTGGGATGCTCACGACGGGAATGTTTAACTTGGAGGGCTGCAACCATTGATGTGGTCTCGTCAGCAGTAAAAGAGAATTCTTCTACTAGTGCTTGACGGAGCTCTTGGTAGTCATTTCTGACTCTGGAAGGTTGTGATTGTATAAACTTGTGTACAGCTTTAGAGCTGGTTTTCCACACAAGTTTAACTTTCTCACTTTGGGTTGCATGGGGCAGGTCAACTAGATTGTATTCTAGTTCTCTAAAGTAATCTTCAATGTGGTGATTACAGCTGTCTGGGTCAAAATGATCAATGTCCTTAGCTATGAGCTCAAGCACTTTAAGGCGGGGACACTGTGAAATCATTTCTGGTGAAGACAAGACTAAACTAGCACTATCATGGACATGTGCATCCCGTGCTACAATTCTCTCTCGTTGAAGGGCAGGGGCTGAACAGTTCTGGGATGATCTAGTCCCCCCTTCGGAAGGATGAGCACGGATGAATGTGTCATGTATCGGTGGCTGAGAAAAACACTGGGCAGAATATCTTCTAGAGGATAAACTACATGTCTCTTCAgtgtctgtttcagagagatGGGAACTCAGGTAGCTGTtagctctgtctctcagtggaGGTTGAGAAGCTGACTTCATTCCCAAGAACTTAGGGTCAGTTGGGAATTGTTCCAATCTTCTGAGTGGAGAGGGAGTCAACCTTTCATTATGGGAGGAGTGTGAATCGGAATAACCGGAATCACATTGGCTGAATGACTGTAGTGGGGCAGGACATTCTGACCTAAGCCTTAACAATTCCTCCTTGTGTGAGCAGAGATTTAACTCTGCTGAGTACAGGTCTTCTAAATAGCGCATGGCTTTCTTATTGGCCGTCTGAACCTCATGGAGGAGGCAAGCATTTTGCGCTCTAAGGAGATCTACCTCCTTTTCTAGGGCTGCTTTGCTCTGACAGGCAAGGCTAGTTTGTCTGTGGAAGTTCAGAAGCAAGCATAACAATGGATCTTTGGATGAGGTCTGTGCATCATTCCTGTCCTTGAGTAGTGAGTCTATCTCTTTCCTGCACTCACTGAAATTCAACCTGCTGATGAATTCTGGGTAGCCAGGTTCTAGGCTCTGTGCTAGGGAAGAAATAAACTGTTCTACACAGGGGTTCTCCATTGTTGTATCCGGAACAGAGGATTAGATTAACAGTTGACtagtacaacaaaacaatgtggttGGCTATGGTGTTGCGTGACAGACACTTTGTAGTGTAGTTTGGGCAGTACACTAGCCTAACCAAACAATGTTGTGGCTTACACTATGGGGAGTAGCTTCCTGTGGAGGAGGGGTGGCTACGACACCGTCTAGTGGCTCTAGTGGGCACAACAGATTTCAACATGCACTAACTGAGATGCAGCGCAGTAACAGCTAGAGGATTGTTTCTTAAAGTTGACTCAGGCTGGAatgcatggcagtaacagcTAGAGAATAACTTCTAAGTTTCACAGGGCTGGTAGCACACTGTGGCTCTATCTCACAGGCTCTATTTCTTACTCAGGCTGGAatgcatggcagtaacagcCAGGTACAAACTCTCTATGTGTCACAGGGCCGGTGGCACACTGTGGTTTAATTAACAAGGGGAGCACTTGAATTAACAACTAATTCTGACAGCTTGACTGGATGGCATTGAATGTATACTATTCGAATGCTGAACCAAAATTCTTACACTTCCTACAGAGTGGGTTCAACCTGAGTGGCTAACAGCAACAGCAATCTCTTAGTTTAACACTACGAGGGCTTAAAGTGGTAGTTATCAACAACTCAAGATTTGGGTTACCAATTGCTTTAGC includes these proteins:
- the LOC122986551 gene encoding uncharacterized protein LOC122986551 — encoded protein: MDPRHKVQTGPPNHWRRRAEPWQVTGWLLLFSLLFSRFGQGTGQVGPNERETGVSLIPGEGERKGFPSHDTVGAMNPVPHGQGRPLQNDPENADQEPDLGHTDKSMSPLGLYNTLLFLEVDGGGLHMIKPKPSENQVCVPQPYTTTAMAEALVYVQPWAGTLSIGPVKIQLRNCSAPQQNEQRPQRDCSTYLPPVFTHELQNVSLCFRGIGKGHEDLGQSSCNTVVDVTLKQSPLPERVYLVCGDRAYRCVPYEDSRGVCYLAYLIPLIREVESTEIASLYPPLHIYKREISSTQKVASFLLPWYGVYVSQQELSSLSKVLENHLNASSRAMLAEHKELQEVKTVALQNRMALDLLLAAQGGTCKLIDL